Proteins encoded by one window of Mariniplasma anaerobium:
- a CDS encoding family 10 glycosylhydrolase, protein MKKTISAILILIALSILGIGIKTNADGPLQDLTVNGTPIYHYGTSDRVQTPQTYVEKTSEFRGVWVATVYNLNMPQHSNEAQYKAAYDALLDKVEASHMNAILFQVRPRNDAFYASAYAPFSRYLTGTEGGDPGWDVMEYLVSEAHARGIQFHAWMNPYRVTTNANETLDSLYIDNFARQNPELVIADKEGKLILNPGEPAVVQYIKNVVSEIMDLYDVDGIHFDDYFYPYAGVDTDGVTYNTYKEVNETLADFRRENVNDAIRGVKEVVDAHNLAEGTDVRFGVSPLGLWKVGEPDGANVAPGSSQTYYSQYADTKKWVDEGWVHYMNPQIYWNFNHSLAPYADVVDWWVETVRGTGVDLIIGHGIYKIEYPTTEFYEQMKYNQKYPEIKGSMLYSAAFLQTAHMDYVVNNAWTTTPLNMWATSDVDSPTYDITGTFDDGAYRSDVEVSLSAADDVYYHLGDFNWTPYTTPLEFSEQGNHVIYIKAINASLQESLVSSISIEINKINSDVPTLAIAGDMLGDDYVIGSVVTLSSDTYPIWVAINKGSIGAWELYDGPITLNETGRYFFQIKTINDFGIESALYTQSIDVAQEVFDDPIISLTGVGTDPYYQSVETTLTSDAPSMSYKINDGDWIAYTSPFTIDQEGSYQISVRNEDGLKHVVSREVIIDQTIPNEPVITITGEKEGLYYIEETTVTLSSLDDTDTIYYRLHNGTSWSTWKVYNQSIEFIFEGNFTLEYYAQDQALNTSEVLDERLRLALPPTENNRFVVREGEVVNYFQTDTPIELPTTYTEKTEEIRAVWVATVANIDIGMHVSEASYKTEIITMLNRLEALNFNVMFFQVRPMNDAFYDSDYAPWSRYIMGAEGSDPGWDIFGFIIEEAHKRGIEVHAWLNPYRVSNETGTKASQLNALHDDNFAKQNPDLVIAGADGKLILNPGEARVRAYLTNVVSELMSKYDIDGIHFDDYFYLSNIVASEDQDVYNRTKNVGEELYDWRRRNVDMMIENLSNVISTWNENQNTNIKFGISPSGIWKSKYDYSGNIRPGGELGSHTSSTFESYNYAYADTRKWVMEGWLDYIMPQLYWQFDHSSAPFADLVDWWAELTEASGVDLIIGIGFYRYTDNTWDDPNELTEQLRYISQYDSIIGSSFFSYKTLNNLNANVVSSLERMATTYWTEYPSFPWESDVVKQAEPVDQPISSITGDIVSGSKYEDSVTITLVSDDDIYYKIGNGTWILYSTPITFDQVGVYSLSFKAVDDQGIESTISVLNVEVIDTTCAAGYEYVNGSCALIEEEEVDPPKTGCFSAISTSSAIFITFALVLGTSLVVMVRKKEKVI, encoded by the coding sequence ATGAAAAAAACTATAAGTGCAATACTTATCTTAATAGCTTTATCTATACTAGGCATTGGAATTAAAACAAATGCAGATGGCCCATTACAGGATTTAACTGTAAATGGAACACCTATCTATCACTATGGAACTAGTGATAGAGTGCAGACTCCACAAACTTATGTGGAAAAAACAAGTGAATTTAGAGGCGTATGGGTTGCAACTGTTTATAATTTAAACATGCCTCAACATTCAAACGAGGCTCAATATAAAGCTGCTTATGATGCTTTATTAGATAAAGTTGAAGCTTCGCACATGAACGCAATCTTATTTCAAGTTAGACCTAGAAACGATGCGTTTTATGCTAGTGCATATGCACCATTTAGTAGATATCTAACTGGAACTGAAGGTGGAGATCCAGGCTGGGATGTCATGGAATATCTAGTTAGTGAAGCACATGCTAGAGGTATCCAATTTCATGCATGGATGAATCCATATAGAGTAACAACAAACGCAAATGAAACCTTAGACTCACTTTATATTGATAATTTTGCAAGACAAAATCCAGAATTGGTTATTGCTGATAAAGAGGGAAAACTTATATTAAATCCTGGTGAACCAGCAGTTGTACAATATATAAAAAATGTTGTTTCTGAAATTATGGATTTATATGATGTAGATGGTATTCATTTTGATGATTATTTTTATCCATATGCAGGTGTTGATACGGATGGCGTAACTTATAATACGTATAAAGAAGTTAATGAAACATTAGCTGATTTTAGAAGAGAAAATGTAAATGATGCAATTCGTGGTGTTAAAGAAGTAGTTGACGCACATAATTTAGCTGAAGGCACAGATGTTAGATTTGGCGTTTCTCCTTTAGGACTTTGGAAAGTTGGCGAACCTGATGGAGCAAATGTTGCACCAGGATCATCACAAACTTATTATTCACAATACGCAGATACTAAAAAATGGGTAGATGAAGGTTGGGTTCATTATATGAATCCACAAATCTACTGGAATTTTAATCATAGTCTAGCCCCTTATGCAGATGTAGTTGATTGGTGGGTTGAGACAGTAAGAGGAACAGGTGTAGATTTAATTATTGGACATGGTATTTATAAAATAGAATATCCTACAACTGAATTTTATGAACAAATGAAGTACAATCAAAAATATCCTGAAATAAAAGGATCAATGCTATATAGTGCAGCATTTTTGCAAACAGCACATATGGATTATGTTGTTAATAACGCTTGGACAACAACACCTTTAAATATGTGGGCTACAAGTGATGTAGATTCACCAACATATGATATTACTGGAACATTTGATGATGGAGCATATAGATCTGATGTTGAAGTAAGTCTATCAGCAGCAGATGATGTTTACTATCATTTAGGTGATTTTAATTGGACACCTTACACAACACCATTAGAATTTAGTGAGCAAGGTAATCATGTTATTTACATAAAAGCAATTAACGCAAGCTTGCAAGAAAGTTTAGTTTCCAGTATTTCAATTGAGATCAATAAAATTAACTCAGATGTACCTACACTTGCAATTGCAGGCGATATGCTTGGAGATGATTATGTTATTGGATCTGTTGTGACATTAAGTTCTGATACATATCCAATATGGGTCGCTATAAATAAAGGATCTATTGGAGCATGGGAATTATATGATGGACCAATTACATTAAATGAAACAGGAAGATATTTCTTCCAAATTAAAACAATTAATGATTTTGGAATCGAATCGGCATTGTACACTCAAAGTATAGATGTCGCTCAAGAAGTTTTTGATGATCCTATCATATCTTTAACTGGAGTAGGAACTGATCCATATTATCAAAGTGTAGAAACTACACTTACAAGTGATGCACCTTCGATGTCTTATAAGATAAATGATGGCGATTGGATAGCGTATACAAGTCCATTTACCATAGATCAAGAGGGTAGTTATCAAATATCAGTTAGAAATGAAGATGGCTTGAAACATGTGGTTTCAAGAGAAGTCATTATAGATCAAACGATACCAAACGAACCTGTGATAACAATCACAGGAGAAAAAGAAGGTTTATACTATATCGAAGAAACAACAGTAACATTATCTTCATTAGATGATACAGATACTATATATTATAGACTTCATAATGGAACAAGCTGGTCTACATGGAAAGTATACAACCAAAGTATAGAATTTATATTTGAAGGTAATTTTACATTAGAATATTATGCTCAAGATCAAGCATTAAATACTTCTGAAGTATTAGACGAACGTCTTAGATTAGCTTTGCCTCCAACTGAAAACAATAGATTTGTTGTTAGAGAAGGAGAAGTAGTCAATTATTTTCAAACAGATACACCAATTGAGTTGCCGACAACATACACAGAAAAAACTGAAGAAATAAGAGCAGTATGGGTAGCAACTGTTGCAAATATTGATATTGGTATGCATGTTTCAGAAGCTTCTTATAAAACAGAAATTATTACAATGTTAAATAGATTAGAAGCTTTAAATTTTAATGTGATGTTTTTCCAAGTTAGACCGATGAATGATGCATTTTATGATAGTGATTATGCACCATGGAGTCGATATATCATGGGAGCTGAAGGTAGCGATCCAGGTTGGGATATATTTGGATTCATTATAGAAGAAGCACATAAACGTGGCATTGAAGTACATGCATGGTTAAATCCATATCGTGTATCAAATGAAACAGGAACCAAAGCATCACAATTAAACGCCTTACACGATGATAACTTTGCAAAACAAAATCCTGATTTAGTGATTGCTGGAGCGGATGGTAAACTCATCCTTAATCCTGGTGAAGCACGCGTTAGGGCATATCTTACAAATGTTGTTAGTGAGTTAATGAGTAAATATGATATTGATGGTATTCATTTTGATGATTATTTTTATCTAAGTAATATAGTCGCATCAGAAGATCAAGACGTATATAACAGAACAAAAAATGTAGGTGAAGAACTATACGATTGGAGAAGAAGAAACGTCGATATGATGATTGAAAACTTATCTAATGTGATTAGTACTTGGAATGAAAATCAAAATACAAATATCAAATTTGGAATTAGTCCATCAGGCATCTGGAAATCAAAATATGATTACAGTGGAAACATTAGACCAGGTGGCGAATTAGGATCACATACATCTTCAACATTCGAAAGTTATAACTATGCATATGCAGATACTAGAAAATGGGTTATGGAAGGATGGTTAGATTACATCATGCCACAACTTTATTGGCAATTTGATCATAGTAGTGCACCATTTGCTGATTTAGTAGATTGGTGGGCAGAACTTACAGAAGCATCAGGTGTTGATTTAATTATCGGGATAGGATTTTATAGATATACAGATAATACATGGGATGATCCAAATGAATTAACAGAACAATTAAGATATATTTCTCAATACGATAGTATTATTGGTAGTTCTTTCTTCTCATATAAAACATTAAATAATTTAAATGCAAACGTTGTTAGTTCATTAGAAAGAATGGCAACAACTTATTGGACAGAATATCCATCATTCCCTTGGGAAAGTGATGTGGTTAAACAAGCTGAACCTGTTGATCAACCAATATCTAGCATCACTGGCGATATCGTTAGTGGTTCAAAATATGAAGATAGTGTAACCATCACTTTAGTTTCAGATGATGATATCTATTATAAAATAGGAAATGGAACTTGGATTTTATATTCGACTCCTATTACATTTGATCAAGTTGGTGTCTATTCACTTTCATTTAAAGCTGTTGATGATCAAGGCATAGAAAGCACGATTAGTGTTTTAAATGTAGAGGTTATTGATACAACATGCGCTGCTGGATATGAATATGTCAACGGATCATGTGCTTTGATTGAAGAAGAGGAAGTTGATCCTCCAAAGACTGGATGTTTTTCAGCAATTAGTACAAGTAGTGCAATCTTTATAACATTTGCTTTAGTACTAGGAACATCTTTAGTTGTTATGGTTAGAAAAAAAGAAAAAGTGATTTAA
- a CDS encoding glycoside hydrolase family 10 protein, with amino-acid sequence MKLYKFKDKSVPINYYNTNKQVSIPKRYKDKAFKAMWISNVLNIDMPTTEDIEAYKQKIIEIFETCKSFNLNAIFFQVRTTNDAFYKSKLNPYSRYFTGQEGKEPPFDVLKWIIEQARLYHIEFHAWCNPYRVSMVSKLSKFEYLEQCDDLNFAKQHPDMVVTDHRGQLILNPARNEVKSFILESMIELASNYDIDGIHFDDYFYPYGGLIESDNDIKEFEQRKDIDQSLGDFRRAQVTDVIKDMHIELKKVNPKLRFGVSPFGIWRNKSEEHFGSNTDPKCSQSYSNEYADSYTWVKKGYIDYIVPQIYWEFGHPIAPFADIVNFWVDAVKGTHIDLYIGHGLYRLGNEGEFENPDEIVNQLKYVSAFKEVGGHVFFTCHTFTDSGKTEQGVKRVKDLFIGGRHK; translated from the coding sequence ATGAAACTATACAAGTTTAAAGATAAAAGTGTTCCAATTAATTACTATAATACGAATAAACAAGTAAGTATCCCTAAACGCTACAAAGATAAAGCTTTTAAAGCGATGTGGATATCTAACGTATTAAATATAGATATGCCTACTACAGAGGATATAGAAGCTTACAAACAAAAAATCATTGAAATATTTGAAACTTGCAAAAGTTTTAATTTAAATGCAATATTTTTTCAAGTAAGAACAACTAATGATGCATTTTATAAATCTAAATTAAATCCATATAGTAGATATTTTACTGGTCAAGAAGGAAAAGAGCCTCCTTTTGATGTTTTGAAATGGATTATCGAGCAAGCAAGATTATATCATATAGAGTTTCATGCGTGGTGTAATCCATATAGAGTGTCTATGGTATCTAAATTATCAAAATTTGAGTATTTAGAGCAATGTGATGATTTAAACTTTGCAAAACAGCACCCAGATATGGTTGTAACCGATCATAGAGGGCAACTTATTTTAAATCCTGCACGAAATGAGGTAAAATCATTTATATTGGAATCAATGATTGAACTTGCTAGTAACTATGATATCGATGGCATTCATTTTGATGATTATTTTTATCCATATGGTGGATTAATCGAAAGTGATAATGATATCAAAGAATTCGAACAAAGAAAAGATATTGATCAATCTTTAGGAGACTTTAGAAGAGCTCAAGTTACCGATGTGATTAAAGATATGCATATTGAATTAAAAAAAGTGAATCCAAAATTAAGATTTGGAGTTTCTCCATTTGGCATTTGGAGAAACAAAAGTGAAGAACATTTTGGCTCAAACACTGATCCAAAATGTAGTCAAAGTTATAGTAATGAATATGCAGATAGTTATACATGGGTTAAAAAAGGTTATATAGATTATATAGTCCCACAAATCTATTGGGAATTTGGACATCCGATTGCACCATTTGCAGATATCGTCAATTTTTGGGTAGATGCAGTTAAAGGCACACATATAGATTTATATATCGGTCATGGACTTTATCGTTTAGGCAATGAAGGTGAATTTGAAAATCCTGATGAAATCGTCAATCAATTAAAATATGTATCAGCATTTAAAGAAGTAGGCGGACATGTGTTTTTTACATGCCATACATTCACAGATTCTGGAAAAACAGAACAAGGTGTAAAAAGAGTAAAAGATTTATTTATAGGAGGAAGGCATAAATGA
- a CDS encoding family 4 glycosyl hydrolase — MSKEVKIVVIGGGSSYTPFLVQNLLERKDEFTVSELWLVDIKEQEHRLNIVFDFSQALVKKSHENIKLFKSINRKEALIDADFVITQMNVGMHEQNLMDEKICYENHMYANEFFGVGSVFKALRTMPLMYQIIDEMNEECEHAWMINLTQPMGLISEAVIRYAEFDKYIGISHVPLDMQTCFSNILETKPNQLITYVAGLSPISFMTNVFCNQKDRYKDLIETIVRQEAMCFWSKELLRDLEVFPSPDLKYVYKQKNVLDDFVFNFENHQTDTLLNIKIEAQLFEHYKKLDIDSAMALLKTRTGIEQSIKAVTLISSMIQDKRDYQIVNTINNGHIADLPESSAIEITSRITKDGPMPIHIFRISNQVKGLLQHIKSFEELIADAIYEKDLNKVLLALKVHPLMYDNEDIKTSFDKFIELNESYLTYYKKGK, encoded by the coding sequence ATGAGTAAGGAAGTTAAAATTGTTGTTATAGGTGGAGGATCATCATACACACCATTTTTAGTTCAAAACTTATTAGAAAGAAAAGATGAATTTACAGTTAGCGAGTTATGGCTAGTAGATATCAAAGAACAAGAACATCGTTTGAACATCGTTTTTGATTTTTCACAAGCGTTAGTTAAAAAAAGCCATGAAAATATAAAACTATTTAAATCTATCAATAGAAAAGAAGCATTGATAGATGCAGATTTTGTTATTACTCAAATGAATGTTGGTATGCATGAACAAAATCTAATGGACGAAAAGATTTGTTATGAAAATCATATGTATGCTAATGAATTTTTTGGAGTAGGTAGTGTTTTTAAAGCATTAAGAACTATGCCATTGATGTATCAAATCATTGATGAGATGAATGAAGAATGTGAACACGCTTGGATGATTAATTTAACTCAACCTATGGGTCTAATTAGCGAAGCGGTCATAAGATATGCTGAATTTGATAAATATATTGGTATATCTCACGTGCCATTAGATATGCAAACATGTTTTTCTAATATTTTAGAAACTAAGCCAAATCAACTTATTACTTATGTTGCTGGATTGAGTCCAATTTCTTTTATGACCAATGTATTTTGTAATCAAAAAGATAGATATAAAGATCTTATTGAAACCATAGTCAGACAAGAAGCTATGTGTTTTTGGTCAAAAGAACTTTTAAGAGATTTAGAAGTATTTCCTAGTCCTGATTTGAAATATGTTTATAAACAAAAAAACGTTTTAGATGATTTTGTTTTTAATTTTGAAAATCATCAAACTGATACTTTGTTAAATATAAAAATTGAAGCACAATTGTTTGAACACTATAAAAAACTAGATATTGATTCAGCAATGGCTTTATTAAAGACCAGAACAGGTATTGAACAATCTATTAAAGCAGTAACTTTAATAAGTTCAATGATTCAAGATAAAAGGGATTATCAAATTGTAAATACAATTAATAATGGGCACATAGCAGACCTACCTGAAAGCTCAGCTATTGAAATCACATCTAGAATTACAAAAGATGGGCCAATGCCGATACATATTTTTAGAATATCTAATCAAGTAAAGGGCTTATTACAACATATTAAATCATTTGAAGAATTGATTGCAGATGCTATTTATGAAAAGGATCTTAATAAAGTACTTCTAGCACTTAAAGTACATCCTTTAATGTATGATAATGAAGATATCAAAACAAGCTTTGATAAATTTATAGAACTAAATGAAAGTTATTTGACTTATTATAAAAAGGGGAAATAA
- the anmK gene encoding anhydro-N-acetylmuramic acid kinase AnmK, with protein sequence MKKLAIGLMSGTSLDGIDIILAEISGVSLETKVKVLKEKTYPFKDSVVQKIKDAMDDQLSSSKLISSLNVELGYVFGEAILTFYKDENIDFKDISFIASHGQTIYHIPNDEDQLFRSSLQLGEGSIISELCKTTVISNFRLADIASGGQGAPLVPYADYILFSDLHISRAIHNIGGIANMTFIPKLATLDDVIAFDSGPGNMMIDKACQLLYQKRYDDQGDISRSGKIIKEMYDHMMKHPYYKLNYPKSTGREAFGDKYTLDLLNQFYMHEPKDIMHTLSMVVIDSIVDSYKKIIKKPIDELILCGGGALNLFIKEEIAKKMKETKVSVLEDYGYSSQYKEALAFIILGNQTLNHLPSNVKSATGAKDYKILGQINYYR encoded by the coding sequence ATGAAAAAATTAGCGATTGGTTTAATGAGTGGGACATCTTTAGATGGTATAGATATCATCTTAGCTGAAATATCGGGTGTTTCTTTGGAAACAAAAGTAAAAGTCCTCAAAGAGAAAACATATCCATTTAAAGATAGTGTTGTCCAAAAGATAAAAGATGCAATGGATGATCAGTTGTCCTCATCAAAGTTAATAAGTAGTTTAAACGTAGAGCTTGGTTATGTATTTGGCGAAGCTATTTTAACTTTTTATAAAGACGAAAACATTGATTTTAAAGATATTAGTTTTATCGCATCTCATGGACAAACCATCTATCATATTCCAAATGATGAAGATCAGTTATTTAGATCATCATTACAGTTAGGCGAGGGTTCAATTATTAGTGAACTCTGTAAGACTACAGTGATCTCTAATTTTAGATTAGCAGATATTGCAAGTGGTGGTCAAGGCGCACCATTGGTCCCTTATGCGGATTACATATTATTTTCTGATTTGCATATCTCAAGAGCAATTCATAATATTGGTGGAATTGCTAATATGACATTTATACCAAAACTGGCAACTTTAGATGATGTGATTGCCTTTGATAGTGGGCCTGGAAATATGATGATTGATAAAGCTTGTCAATTGTTATATCAAAAGCGTTATGATGATCAAGGTGATATCTCCAGATCAGGAAAGATCATTAAAGAGATGTATGATCACATGATGAAACATCCATATTATAAGTTAAACTATCCAAAATCAACTGGTAGAGAAGCTTTTGGTGATAAATATACGCTAGATTTATTAAATCAATTTTATATGCATGAACCAAAAGATATCATGCATACTTTATCAATGGTTGTTATAGATTCAATTGTTGATAGTTATAAAAAAATCATAAAAAAGCCTATAGATGAACTTATTTTATGTGGCGGGGGAGCTCTTAATTTATTTATTAAAGAAGAGATAGCAAAAAAAATGAAAGAAACAAAAGTATCTGTATTAGAAGATTATGGATATAGCAGTCAATATAAAGAAGCATTAGCTTTTATAATTTTAGGAAATCAAACACTTAATCATTTGCCTTCAAATGTTAAATCAGCAACAGGAGCAAAAGATTATAAAATATTAGGACAAATCAACTATTATCGTTAA
- a CDS encoding MurR/RpiR family transcriptional regulator: protein MLNMLKYKEDLSMAERAVLDYLIENKSVLKDFSVEKIAEAAYTSPASVVRMCKKLGYKGFKDFKIDFILANAKVEVPENKEYFDVVLTKDSHCGQSAIENNIKVLEDTLKLYDEETVTKAAELIMGARKILIFGKGSSFLVCKDLEMKLRRINKFCIAQGESHDQLVDATFISQKDVIIFVSNSGKTKEIISAALLAKENKANIISITKIGSSMLADLSDVVLYTSSLEGEFRSAAMTSRISQMCMIDALFARCAYVDIDRSVRTLEMTYKTFKKFKR from the coding sequence ATGTTAAATATGCTTAAATATAAAGAAGATTTAAGTATGGCTGAAAGAGCAGTATTAGATTATTTAATTGAAAACAAATCAGTATTAAAAGACTTTAGTGTTGAAAAAATTGCTGAAGCCGCATATACTTCACCGGCATCTGTCGTTAGAATGTGTAAAAAATTAGGATATAAAGGTTTTAAGGACTTTAAAATTGATTTTATTTTAGCAAATGCTAAAGTTGAAGTGCCTGAAAACAAAGAATATTTTGATGTTGTTTTAACTAAAGATTCACATTGTGGCCAATCAGCAATTGAAAACAATATTAAAGTATTAGAAGATACACTTAAGCTTTATGATGAAGAAACAGTTACTAAAGCAGCTGAACTTATCATGGGAGCAAGAAAAATATTGATTTTTGGTAAAGGCTCGTCATTTCTAGTTTGTAAAGATTTAGAAATGAAATTAAGAAGAATTAATAAGTTTTGTATTGCCCAAGGTGAGTCGCATGATCAACTTGTAGATGCAACATTTATTAGCCAAAAAGATGTGATTATATTTGTTTCCAATTCAGGAAAGACAAAAGAGATTATAAGTGCTGCATTACTTGCAAAAGAAAATAAAGCAAATATTATAAGTATTACAAAGATTGGTAGTTCTATGTTAGCTGATTTATCTGATGTTGTATTATATACATCTTCACTAGAAGGGGAATTCAGAAGTGCAGCAATGACTTCAAGAATTTCACAAATGTGTATGATTGATGCATTATTTGCTAGATGTGCTTATGTAGATATTGATCGTTCAGTTAGAACTTTAGAAATGACATATAAAACATTTAAGAAATTTAAACGATAA
- a CDS encoding FAD-binding oxidoreductase: MEYKQIDSKDLKTLSSFVDQDRFYAGDEIEKDFSHDELGTVSAFPDVHIMVINKEEVSKIMAYAYKECIAVTVRGAGTGLVGACVPIYGGILLDTSKMNKIIELDQTNLTLRVEPGVLLLDIYENVEKEGLFYAPDPGEKTATIGGNISTNAGGMRAIKYGVTRDWIRGLEVVLPDGSIEKFGGKVVKNSTGYGLKDLVIGSEGTLAIIVEATLKLIPKPLKTVSLLVPFENREDAIAAAPRLIMDHVLPVAVEFLEKQSLQYSEEFLGKKIPHNNFEAYLLLSYDGNNEAAIDQDIDIASKLCIEKYNAIDVFLVDTEERRSSVWNVRGGFLEAIKSSSDEIDECDVVLPRSKISEFLKYVRQLSDELDIRIPYFGHVGDGNLHIYFCKDSMPKDLWEDKISKGFKLMYDKAFSFGGLVSGEHGIGYAKREYMKTLLGENQLRIMRGIKQSFDPKNILNPGKVI, translated from the coding sequence ATGGAATATAAACAAATTGATAGTAAAGATTTAAAAACATTATCTTCATTTGTTGACCAAGATAGATTTTATGCAGGTGATGAAATTGAAAAGGATTTTTCTCATGATGAATTAGGAACAGTCAGTGCTTTTCCAGATGTTCATATCATGGTTATAAATAAAGAAGAAGTTTCTAAAATCATGGCTTATGCCTATAAAGAATGTATTGCTGTAACAGTTAGAGGTGCAGGTACTGGACTAGTTGGAGCTTGTGTACCTATCTATGGTGGCATACTATTAGATACTTCAAAAATGAATAAGATTATAGAACTTGATCAAACAAATCTTACGCTAAGAGTTGAACCAGGCGTATTGCTACTTGATATCTATGAAAACGTTGAAAAAGAAGGATTGTTTTATGCTCCTGATCCAGGTGAAAAAACAGCAACGATAGGCGGAAATATCTCCACAAATGCTGGAGGTATGCGTGCAATCAAATACGGTGTAACTAGAGATTGGATTAGAGGATTAGAAGTAGTTCTTCCAGATGGATCTATTGAAAAATTTGGTGGTAAGGTTGTTAAAAATTCAACTGGATATGGCTTAAAAGATTTAGTCATTGGTAGTGAAGGAACTTTAGCCATTATCGTTGAAGCAACTTTAAAACTTATTCCAAAACCGTTAAAGACTGTAAGTTTATTAGTGCCATTTGAAAATAGAGAAGATGCGATTGCTGCTGCACCAAGATTAATTATGGATCATGTGTTACCTGTCGCAGTAGAGTTTTTAGAAAAGCAATCTCTACAATATAGTGAAGAATTTTTAGGTAAAAAAATACCACATAATAACTTTGAAGCATATTTATTATTAAGTTATGATGGAAATAATGAAGCTGCCATTGATCAAGATATTGATATTGCTAGCAAACTTTGTATTGAAAAATATAATGCGATTGATGTCTTTTTGGTAGATACAGAAGAAAGACGCAGTAGTGTTTGGAATGTTAGAGGTGGATTTTTAGAAGCTATCAAATCATCATCAGATGAAATTGATGAATGTGATGTTGTTTTGCCTAGATCAAAAATTAGTGAATTTTTGAAATATGTTAGACAACTTAGTGATGAACTAGATATTAGAATTCCTTATTTTGGACATGTTGGTGATGGAAATCTTCATATTTATTTTTGCAAAGACTCAATGCCTAAAGACCTTTGGGAAGACAAAATATCAAAAGGATTTAAACTTATGTATGATAAAGCCTTTAGTTTTGGTGGATTGGTTTCTGGAGAACATGGTATAGGATATGCTAAAAGAGAGTATATGAAGACTTTATTAGGTGAAAATCAATTAAGAATAATGAGGGGTATCAAACAAAGTTTTGATCCTAAAAATATTTTAAATCCAGGTAAAGTGATTTAA